The DNA window GTATTTAAAAATGTATAACCCTGTTCCATCTGACACATCATTTTCTTTATCAAAATCAGAAGTTATTTTTCTAATTGAATATTTACTATCCCTAAATTTATCAATTAGAATGTTACAATAATTCTCTAATGAATTTTCTGTTAAGCCTCTTTCTTCATAGGTATACAAACTTGAGTGTATCCACTCTATGTTTTTTACCATTTTAGTAGGTATTTCTTTTTGGGTGACTATGCCAAAATCAATTTGTTTTGCTGCCCAATATCTTCTTTCTATTTCAAGTCTTTCCAACACGGACTTTTTCCCTAACTCACTCGATGATTTTACTGTCCTTGCAATATATTTGTGATTTCGTAAAGTTAGTAGAAATGTAGTTGTTAGTATATATGGAGGCTCTTTATTAATAAAAAACTCTTGCTTAAGGTCTTTATTGTCTTTTACTACCTCTGCTAAATCTAAAAGTGGATAATGTTCTCTAATATCTACTATTTCATCATCCCATTCAAACATGTAGAAACATCTCGTTTGTATATCTGAAAAGAAATGATGTATTCTGTTTGTCTTCCAGCCTTTTATACGTGAAACCCTGCCTTTTGACGGGAAGTCTTGTATAGATAACCAGGGCTTATAGGAGGCTAATTCCCCTGCACCACGGTTTTCAGACAGGAATCTTTTATACTTTGCCATAGTCCAAGAAGTATCTCTTTTGGCCATATAAACCTTCCTTTCTTTCATACTTCTTGGATGTGATGTTAACGTAGTATACTGGGATTTTCAACAGGGATAATGCTTTATTTTATATAGAAAACTTATTAAACGGCTGAATATTGGCGTTTGCTTACTATAAAATTTTTTTCTGAAATTTACCCTTATTTTTGTGCCATTTTTTATTTATTACTATGTCCAGTTACAAATAAGTTTGCTCACGTAGTTACAAAGTTTGCTCGTGATGAAATGTAGTTGTTGCAAGGCTTCTCGCTGTTTCTTCCCTTGTAGTGACAAAGTTTGCTCTCGGGTTTTATTACCTTAAAAAATATAAAAAAATATATAAAAAATGAGAAAATGACAAGCGAGTTTGCTCGTGAGCAGTGAAGAATGACAAAGTTTGCTCGTGGAAGGTAATGAGTATTCATACGCAGGGTATAACCTACGGGAGGAAATATCGAAACCACCTACACATACGAATTATACAGGCTTACGAGGGATTAAAACTGCGTCCGGATTTAATAATTTATACATTCTTATATGCTTTTTTACACAACAAAAAACCGCCAAAGGTATATAAACCAATGACGGTTGGCGCTTGCGATAAGCAAACTTTGTAATTGTAAACAAACTCGTGTGTAATGAAACACCTCTATTAACGCTTGGAGAATTGAGGTGCACGGCGGGCTTTTTTCAAGCCGTACTTGTGGCGTTCCTTCATCCGCGGGTCGCGGGTTAGGAAACCGGCACGCTTTAGCACGGGGCGCAGGTTGGGGTCTGCCTGAACCAAGGCACGGGCAATACCCATTTTAACCGCACCGGCCTGACCGGTGGTACCACCGCCGTGTACTGTACATTTTACATTGAAACGACCTTCTACACCGGTAATTTCTAAAGGTTGGCGTACTATGGCTTCTAAGGTCTTGCGACCGAAGTATTCGCTTAGTTCTTTATTGTTAATGATTAGTTTTCCGTCACCGGGCACCAGATACACCCGGGCCACTGAACTCTTTCTGCGCCCGGTACCATAAAATTGAACTTGGGCCACTCTTACAGCCTCCTTCCACTACAACTTATAATTTAAAATTTCCACTCTTCAGGCTGCTGAGCCTGGTGGGGGTGTTCAGCTCCGCGATATACCTTCAGTTTCTTAGCGGCCTTTGCACCTAAACGATTGTGCGGCATCATACCAAAGATAGCTTTTTCAACAACAGTTTCCGGTTTCTTTTTCATCATTTCGGAATAGGGGGTTGCTTTCAAGCCACCTGGGTAACCGCTGTGACGATAGTATTTCTTTTGTTGCAGTTTATTTCCGGTTAATACAACCTTCTCAGCATTAATTACAATAACATGGTCGCCGGTGTCCACATGGGGAGTATAAGTAGGTTTGTGCTTGCCACGCAGAATGCGTGCGGCTTCAGTTGCCAATCTGCCCAAAGTTTTGCCCTGGGCATCAATTACATACCATTTGCGTTGGACTTCCTCCGGCTTTGCCATGAAAGTCTTCATTTTTTTCCCTCCTTGCAGCATAACCTCAGGCAGAACGGGGCGGGACTGCCTTTAGTCACATAGTTGTATTTTAATATATGGTAAATATCATGTCAAGAAAAACACGCTTCCAGGTGTCTCTTGTCAGTAAAAATTAATAATATACTTTCTCCATGCGCAGACCCTGGGGGGGAACGGTTGGTCCCGCCTGGGTCCGGTCTTTACTGTTCAATATATTGACCAGGTCTTCGGGGGAAATTTTCCCCAGACCCACCTGTATTAAGGTGCCGGCAATTATTCTTACCATGTTGTATAAAAAACCGTTTGCTGTCAATATAATATACACCTTGTCCCTTTCCCGCTCCACCTTTGCCTCGGTAATCTTTCTGACGGTGGTTATTACCGGCGTACCTTGGGCTTGGAATGACTTAAAGTCATGCTCTCCCTCTAAATACTTTGCTGCCCTATCCATTGCCCTGTGGTCCAAGGGTCGGGGTTCATGTAGGGCAAATCTTCTTGAAAAGGGATCGGGCAAGCGGTGATTGTGTATGGTGTATATATAAGTTTTACCAATTGCCGAAAATCTGGCATGGAAGTCTATGCTTACTTCTTCCGCCTTTGTCACTACAATGTCACCGGGCAAAAGGGCATTTAGTGCCAGTGGCAGTTTTTCTAAAGGTACGGGCCAACTGTCACACCTGAAGTTTACCACCTGTCCCTTAGCATGAACGCCGGAATCGGTGCGCCCGGCCCCTATCACCTGCACAGGGCGTTTGGCTAATTTAGATAAGGCCTTTTCCAGCCGGTCTTGTATTGTAGCAACTCCGGAGCCACGCTGTTCTTGGAAACCATGGTAATCGGTGCCATCATATGCCACCGTCAGTTTTATATTTCTCAAAACATTTATCACCAGCCTGCAAACCGGTAAGTAATTGCCATCCCCAGGAAAGCAGCAGTTATTATCAAAGCAAGGTAATCGGTTTTACCCAGATACATTTGATTCATAGAGGTTCTATTGATGCCCCCTCGATAACAGCGGGATTCCATGGCTACCGCCAACTCCTCAGCCCTGCGCAGTGAACCTGCTAACAGGGGAACAATGAATGGAACCAGTGCTTTTATTCTATCAACCAAACCGCCTTGGGTAAAATCTGCTCCTCTGGATCTTTGGGCTTTCATAATAACTTCCGCTTCACTCACCAGCGTGGGAATAAACCGCAAGGCAATGGTCATCATCATAGACAACTCATGGGCAGGAACCCCAATTCTTTTAAAGGGACTTAAAATTTTTTCCAGGGCATGGGTAAGTGCCACCGGAGAAGTGGTAAGTGTAAGAACAGAAACCAGCATTACCACCATTACTAAACGGCCTACAAAAATCAGTGCCTTTTCAAGGCCTTCTTTTGTCATATGGAGAAAGGCCAAGGAAAAGACTGTCTCACCGGGAACTGAAAAGGCATGAAACACAAAGGTAAAAGTAATAATTACCCAAAGGGGCCATAAACCCCGAAAAACAAAACGAATTAATTTAGCCACAGGTAATATTATTAATGCTAAATACAGAGAGGAAATTAAAATACCTTTTATTCCCGGCCATACAAATATGGCCAATGTTCCGGTAATGACGGCCAACACTTTAACCACAGGGTTTAACCGATGTACAATGGAGTTACCCGGTACAAATTGACCAAGGGTAATGCGTCCTAACATATAAGCTAGCCTCCTGTTTTAAGGCAGCCCTTTACTTTTAGTATTTCATTAACCGCTTCATCGATACCTAACACATCATTGGGTACATCTAAACCCCGTTGCTGTAGTTTTAACATTACATTGACTTCAAAGGGAACCGTTAAGCCCATTTCTATTAGCCGATCGGCTTGCTTAAATACCTCCCGGGGGGAGCCTTGCATCTCTATTTTTCCTTTATTGAGTACTATCAATTGTTCCGTTATTTCCGCTGCTTCTTCCATACTGTGTGTGACTATAATTATGGTAATATTCCTTTGGGCGGTTAACTTTTTTAAAGTATGCAAAAACTGTCTTTTAAATTGTGGATCCATACCGGCAGTGGGCTCATCCAATACCAATATTTGGGGTTGCATGGACATTACGCCGGCAATGGCCACCCGCCTCCTCATACCCCCGCTTAAAGTCAAGGGCGGCATATCTAACAAGCCTTTGTCAATGCCTACGATATCTATACTTTCATAAACCCTTTTTTCTATCTCACTGTCCGGTAAACCCAAGTTCTTTGGGCCAAAGGCGATGTCCTTGTATACCGATTCCTCAAACAGCTGTTGTTCTGGGTATTGAAATACCAAGCCCACTTTTCTCCACAGCTGTTTTCTTATTTTTTTATCTGCAGCGTCTAGGCCCAATACTTTAACGGTGCCCTGCTGCGGGGCCAGCAGCCCGTTAAAATGCTGTATCAAAGTAGATTTTCCGGACCCGGTGGGACCGATAATGCCCACCGTTTGGCCTTGGGCAATCTTTAATGAAATATCCACCAAGGCCTTGGTTTCAAAGGGTGTAGAGGCATTATGGGTATAGCTGACTTTGTGTAGTTCTATTGCCCACATAGGCCATCCACCAATTCTTCTATATTTAAGGGGGGTCTGTCCATCTTAAAACCACCGGCAGATAAGCCTTGTGCAAATTTCACCACATCCGGAAGTTCAAGCCGATAATTTTTTATCTCTTCCCCCATGCTGAACAGCTGCCGGGGGGTGGTATCTGCCACAATTCTACCCCTTTGCAGCACTATAACCCGATCGGATAATGCAACTTCATCCATTAGATGGGTTACCAGTACCACAGTTTTTTTATGCCTTTTGTTCAGTTGGATAATGATTTCAGACAGTTCTTGCCTTCCCAATGGATCTAACATGGCGCTGGGTTCATCTAAGACCAGGCAATCCGGCTCCATGGCCAACACGCCCGCAATGGCTAAACGCTGTTTTTGCCCCCCTGAAAGCAAGTGTGGGGGGTGCTTTCTCATATGGTCTAACTTCAGCAGCTTAATATAATAATCTACTTTTCTCTTAATATCTTCCGGGGCAAGACCCAGGTTCTCCAATCCAAAGGCAACGTCTTCTTCTAATATGGATGACACCAACTGATTATCTGGATTTTGAAAAACCATCCCGGTACGCCTGCGAATTTCCCATATGTTTTTTTCATTGCTGCTATCCATGCCTTGAACAAGCACTTTGCCACTGCTGGGCGTCAATAGTCCATTTAGGTGTTTGGCCAATGTAGATTTGCCTGAACCGTTACCACCGGTAACTGTTATAAATTGCCCTTGCTTGATGCTTAAGTTGATGTTCCTTAGGGCACTGACATACCTGTCTTTACCCACTTGGTATTTAAAACACACATCTTTTAGTTCTATTAATATCTTATCTTTGTTTGCATCCACGGTGGTACCTCCTTTTAGATACCCCCTAAACGCCATAAGGAAATCGCATGTTAGGCGATTTCCCACGACTTAATGCTAAGTTATTACAGCAGCTCTAAGATAGCCATTGGTGCAGCGTCACCTCTGCGGTAACCGGTTTTTATAATTCTTGTATAACCACCTGTGCGATCACTATACTTTGGTGCAATTTCATTGAAAAGCTTTCTTACTACTTTTTCTTCGTAAATGTATTCTAAGCACTGGCGTCTTGCTGCAAGGTCATTTTTCTTTGCCAAAGTTACCAGTTTCTCTGCTATGCTTCTTACCTCTTTAGCCCGGGTTTCAGTGGTTTCAATACGGTTTTCCCGAAACAGTGAGGTCACTAAGTTTCTCAGCATAGCTTTGCGGTGACCGGTGTTTCGCCCTAGCTTACGATATCCCACCGTTCTCCCTCCTTACTACTCGTCGTCTTTTCTTAGGGTAAGTCCCAGTTCGGCCAGTTTGTTTACTACCTCTTCCAGGGATTTTTTACCTAAGTTGCGTACTTTCATCATGTCCTCTTCGGTGCGTTGTATTAATTCTTCAACGGTATTGATGCCAGCGCGCTTTAAGCAATTGTAAGAGCGCACCGAGAGATCCAGTTCTTCAACGGTCATTTCCAATATCTTATCTTTTTGTTCTTCTTCCTTCTCAACCATGATCTCTACATCGTTAGTTGCCTCTGTTAAACCGATAAAGAGGCGCAGGTGTTCACTCATGATTTTTGCGGCCAAGCTGGTTGCCTCGTCCGGACGTATGCTTCCATCGGTCCAAACTTCCAGTGTTAGTTTGTCGTAGTCGGTAATTTGCCCCACCCTGGTATTCTCCACGTTAAAGTTAACTTTCCTTACGGGAGTATATACCGAGTCCACAGGGATTACACCGATTATGTGATCACCTTTTTTGTTTTTCTCAGCGGTAGAATATCCTCGGCCTCGGGCAACTGTAATTTCCATAAATAATCGCGCATTTTCGGCCAACGTTGCTATGTGTAAGTCGGGATTTAATATTTCAACGTCTGCGTCGCAAATAATATCTGCAGCTGTTACAGTCCCTTCGCCCTGAGCTTCAATTCTTAGTACTTTCTCTTCCTCATCGTGAATTTTAAGGCACAGCATTTTAAGGTTTAGTATTATGTCTGTTACGTCTTCCCTAACACCTGGAACTGTTGAAAACTCGTGCAGTACGCCATCTATTTTAACTGATGTCACTGCAACTCCGGGCAGTGAAGACAGCAAAATGCGGCGCAAACTATTACCTAAGGTAATGCCGTATCCCCTTTCCAGAGGTTCTACTACAAACTTACCGTAAGTATTATCTTCGTTATGCTCTACACACTCAATTCTTGGTTTCTCAATTTCCAACATATGCGGTAACCCTCCTTTGGCCGAAAAAAGGCAGATATTTAATCAAGCCCCCGACCTACCTGGAATAACGCTCAACAATCAGGTGTTCTTCAACAGGAACATCAATTTGTTCTCTGTTCGGAAGGGCCACTACACGACCTTTTACTTGCTCAGCATCATATTCCAGCCAAGCAGGAGGGGTTTTTTCACTGGCCCGCTCTATTAAATCCTTCAATTTAGCGGACTGCTTGCTGCGCTCACGTACGGTAATTTCGTCTCCCACGCGAACCAGGTATGATGGTATGTTTACCTTGCGGCCATTTACTTCAAAGTGTCCATGGTTGACCAGCTGCCGGGCCTCTGTACGGGAAACTGCCAAGCCCAGGCGGTAAACTACGTTATCTAAGCGGCGCTCCAAGAGGCGCAGTAAGTTATCACCGGTAACACCCGGTTGACGGGCCGCTTCTTTAAAGTAGTTGCGGAACTGTCTTTCCAGCACACCGTAAATACGGCGGGCCCTTTGTTTCGCCCGTAACTGCAATCCATATTCAGATACCTTTCTGCGGCTTTGACCGTGTTGACCGGGGGGATAGCTGCGGCGATCTATGGCACACTTGCCTGTATAGCAGCGATCACCTTTCAGGTATAGTTTTAAGCCTTCACGGCGACATAGTTTACATTGCGCACCGGTATATCTTGCCATTTAGCTCAACACCTCCTAAACTCTCCGACGTTTTGGCGGACGGCATCCATTATGGGGAATAGGGGTAACGTCTTTAATCATGCTTACTTCTAAGCCTGCCGCTTGAAGTGAACGTATAGCTGCCTCCCGTCCTGCGCCGGGTCCTTTAACCATTACTTCTACTGTTTTCATGCCATGTTCAATTGCATCTTTTGCTGCTTTTTCTGCAGCCATTTGGGCTGCAAAAGGTGTGCTCTTACGAGAACCCTTGAAACCAACTTGACCCGCTGTAGCCCAAGAAATAGCATTTCCCTTAGGGTCGGTAATGGTTACGATAGTGTTATTAAATGACGACCTAATAAATGCAACACCGGTTTCGATGTTCTTTCTTTCGCGTCTTCTAGTACGCGTTGCGCGACGCGCCATATATTAATTCCCTCCCTTAGGCTACTTCTTTCTCCGTACACCGACAGTTCTCTTCGGACCTTTGCGTGTACGGGCGTTAGTCTTGGTGTTTTGTCCGCGAACCGGCAGGCCGCGGCGGTGTCTTAAACCGCGGTAACAGCCAATTTCAATTAGCCTTTTAATGTTCATTGCCACTTCACGGCGCAAGTCACCTTCAACAACAACGTTGTTATCGATATATTCACGTAGTTTGTTAACTTCGTCTTCAGTTAAATCACGGACTCTGGTATCCGGGTTGATTCCGGTTGCGGCTAAAATACTTTTTGATGTTGATAGCCCAATACCATAGATGTAGGTCAGCCCGATTTCAACTCTTTTATCCCTGGGTAAATCCACCCCGGAAATACGTGCCATCTGTTATGAACACCTCCATTTTACCCTTGCTTTTGCTTATGCTTAGGGTTGAGACAAATGACCATTACCTTACCTTTGCGGCGAATGATCTTGCATTTTTCACAAATCGGTTTAACCGAAGGTCTTACTTTCAATTGTTTCACCCTCCCTTTAGCTGGGTGTTAAGTTACTTATACCGGTAAACTATTCTACCCCGCGTTAAATCATATGGCGACAGTTCAACGGTAACTTTATCACCAGGTAAAATACGAATAAAATTCATTCTTATTTTCCCAGATACATGCGCCAGTACTTTATGTCCATTGTCTAGCTCTACCCGAAACATGGCATTCGGAAGCGGCTCAATTACGATACCCTCTACTTCAATAACATCGCTCTTTGACATATGTCTAGGCCTTACCTCCCTTACCCCTTCCCTAATCAAACAAATCCATATTTTGCTCCTTGTACTCTGCAATACTTCTTTGTATATCGGCGTTATTTACCCGTTCACCTGCGTTAATCTTTTCATTGACCAGTCCAGATACATGGGGCAATATTTTTAAATGTTTGATGTTTTTCTTTTTAGGGTTTTCAACTCTCCGGTTTGTGCCGTCAGCAACCCATAAACAATTATTGTCTCCCACCTTAAGGATTAAATAAAGTGTGTCTTTATCCCGCCCTGCGGTTGAGCAAACTAATTGACCCATTTCAAACGCTTCTTCTTTCAACCTCGCACCCCCACAAACTTTCGGTCCGTGGCCCGCTGTTTTTACAGCCTGGTTAAAATCTCAGGTACATCATCTGTAATGGCAATAGTGTGCTCAAAGTGGGCCGACAATTTGTTGTCTTTGGTGACCACTGTCCAGTTGTTGGGAAGGGTTTGCACTTCAAATGTGCCTACATTAACCATTGGTTCTATGGCCAATGTCATACCTTCTTTAAGCCGAGGCCCACGCCCGGGACGTCCGTAGTTAGGTACCTGAGGCTCTTCGTGCAGTTTACTGCCTATTCCATGGCCCACATAGTCTCGAACCACTGAATATCCATGGCCTTCCGCATAGCTTTGTATGGCATGGGATATGTCCGATAGGCGATTCCCGTCCACAGCATAGTCAATTCCTATATACAGTGCTTGCTCTGTCACCCGCATCAGTTCCAGTGCTTCATCACTTACATCACCCACCGGCAGTGTACGGGCACTGTCTCCAAAATAGCCATTTATTTCTGCTCCAAGGTCAATACTAATAATATCTCCACTATCCAATTTTCTTAAACCAGGGATACCATGAACAACTTCTTCGTTTACTGAAGCACATATGGTGGCCGGAAACCCGTATAAGCCCTTAAAAGCCGGGTTTGCACCGTTTTTGACAATAAAGTCTTCCGCTATGGTGTCAAGGTCTTTTGTGGTAACCCCGGGTTTCACAGCCTTTTCCAGCTCTTTAAAGGTTAGGGCCACAAGTTTACCGGCATCACGCATGTAGCCTAGTTCTTTTTCAGATTTGCAGGTAATCATTTATATCATCCTACTTAATGAATCCTTGATAACTGCGCATTAATAGTTGTGATTCAATTTGTTTCATGGTATCAAGGGCAACCCCTACCACAATTAACAGTGAGGTACCGCCAAACCATATGCCCGGTATCTTAGTTGCCGCCATTACAAAGTTTGGCATTATGGCAATCAAGGCCAGGAATACCGCCCCTGCCAAGGTAATTCTGCTCATTACTTTGGAAATGTATTCTGCAGTGGGGCGTCCGGGTCTCATGCCCGGAATAAATCCACCATGCCTTTTAATGTTATCTGCCATATCAACGGGGTTCATAATAATGGCGGTATAGAAGTAAGTGAATCCCATAATCAGCAGGGCATAAACTACGGTGTTGGGAATGGTACCAAAACCAAGGTAGGTAGTATACCACTGCCCAAATTTAGCGCCACCAAACCACTGGGCAAGTTGCTCAGGGAACATCAGCAGTGACGACGCAAAAATCACAGGAATTACACCGGCCTGGTTAACCCTCAAGGGCAGGTGAGTTGTTTGCCCGCCGTAAACCCGACGACCAACTACCCTTTTCGCATATTGCACCGGTATTCTCCGCTGACCTTGATGAACAACCACTATTCCGGCTATTACCAGCAAACCTATTACGATTAGCGCCAGTACACTCAGAATACTAATGGTACCCACAACCAGCGCCTCACTTAGATACATAACTGCACCGGGAATGCCTGAAACAATACCGGCAAATATTATCAAAGATATACCGTTGCCAATACCCTTTTCAGTAATTTGCTCACCGAGCCACATTAAGAAGACGGTACCGGCAGTTAGCGTAATGGCCACTGCAATGTAGGCAAAGGGACCCGGATTGGCCAAGGCTGCTTTTAGGTAAATGGACAGACCAATGGCCTGAATAAAGGCAAGCACCGCAGTAAAGTACCTGGTGTACTGGGTTATTTTCTTACGTCCTTCTTCGCCTTCTTTGGCCAGTTGCTCTAACCTTGGTATAACAACAGTTAACAGTTGCATGATAATTGATGCGTTAATATAGGGGAATATCCCCATGGCAACCACTGAAATATTTGCAAAGGCGCCTCCGGATATAACATCAAAAAAACCGAACAGCATGTTGCTTTGAGCCAGTTCCTTAAATAGGCTGGGGTCTACCCCGGGCACCGGTATATGTGCTGCCACCCTGAACACTAACAGCATCGCCAATGTAAACAGCAACTTGTTTTTCAGTTCCGAAACCTTAAAAGCGTTTCTTAAGCTATCCAGCAAGCTAGATCACCTCTGCAGTTCCGCCGGCGGCGGCAATTTTTTCGGCTGCCGACTTGCTAAAGGCATTTGCCCGAACTGTAAGGTTTTTCTCTAAATTACCGTCACCTAATATTTTCACTCCGTCTGCTACTTTTTTAATCACACCGGTTTCTTTAAGCAGTTCTGGTGTTACCACTGTTCCATTGTCAAATTTGTTTAGTTGGTCTACGTTAATGGCAATAATTTCTTTTCTAAAAATATTTGTAAATCCGCGTTTGGGTAAGCGGCGCTGCAAAGGCATTTGACCACCTTCAAAACCTGGCCTTACTCCACCTCCGGAACGAGCCTTTTGACCTTTATGCCCACGCCCGGCAGTCTTTCCCTTCCCTGTGGCAATGCCTCTACCCTTACGGATTGCTTTTTTCCTTGCCCCAGGAGCAGGTTTTAATTCGTGCAGTTTCACCGGCGCACCTCCTTTACGCATTTTCTACTTTAACTAAGTGTAATACCTTATTCACCATTCCTCTAATCTGAGGGGTGTCTTCATGAATCACTGAGCTGTTTAATTTTCTTAAACCCAGTGTTTTTACAGTGATACGTTGTTTTTCGTTCTGGCCGATTGGGCTTCTCACCAGAGTGATTTTTAACTTGGCCATAATCGCCCTCCTAACCTAACAGTTCTTCAACCGTTTTTCCTCTTAGGCGTGCCACCTCTTCAGGTGTTTTCAGTCTTGACAGTGCTTCCATGGTAGCACGTATCATGTTGTTGGGGTTGTTAGAGCCCAGCGACTTTGTAAGAATGTCACGTACTCCAGCCAACTCTAAAACAGCACGCACAGCACCACCGGCAATAACTCCGGTACCGGGAGCAGCCGGTTTTAATAAAACTTTACCTGCTCCAAATCTCCCCAAAGCTTCGTGGGGAAGAGTTGTTCCGTTTAGAGGTACAGTTATCATGTTTTTCTTTGCATCTTCTACGCCTTTGCGAATGGCATCGGGAACTTGGCTGGCTTTACCGAGTCCGTAACCCACGTGGCCATTTCCGTCGCCCACAACCACCAGGGCCGAGAAACTAAACCGCCGTCCACCTTTTACCACCTTTGCAACGCGGTTAATATATACAACCCGTTCGGATAATTCCAGCTTGCTGGGGTCAATTCTTGACATTATGCTTCTTATTCCCTCCTTGTACCGTATTAAAATTCCAAACCGGCACTTCTGGCAGCTTCAGCCAGCGCCTTGACTCGACCGTGATAGATGTATCCCGCTCTATCAAACACTACCCTTTTCAAGCCTGCATCGACAGCTTTTTTACCTATCAGTTCTCCCACTGCCTTTGCAGCTTCAATATTTCCGCCTGTTTTTAAATTACCCTTAAGTTCCGGCGATAGGGATGAAGCAGCAACCAGCGTTACACCCTTTTCGTCGTCAATAATTTGTGCATAAATATGGTTCAAACTACGAAACACATTTAGTCTTGGGCGCTCTGCTGTACCCAGAATTTTATTGCGTAATCTTAAACGACGTTTAGCACGAATGGCTTTGCGGTCAGGCTTTTTTAACAACTGATTTCACCCCTTCCCTATTTCTTACCAGCTTTACCGGCTTTGCGGCGAATGTATTCGTTTTCATACTTAATACCTTTACCTTTGTAGGGCTCCGGTTCCCGTACTGCACGAATATTAGCTGCAACTTTTCCTACCAGTTCTTTGTCTATACCCTTAACTTCAATTCTGTTTTGAGATGGAACTTCAATTTCGATACCGGCCGGAGGATCCATTTCAACAGGTTGTGAATATCCAACATTTAAGACCAGTTTTTTGCCTTGCTTTTGAGCGCGGTATCCCACACCTACTAATTCTAAGTTCTTTTGGTAACCCTTGGTTACACCTTCAATCATGTTGAAAATTAAAGTGCGGGTTAAACCGTGCAATGATTTATGCTGCTTTTCTTCTGACGGGCGCTCTACTACAACGTTGTTATCTTCCAATTTTATTATCATATCCCGGTGCATTGTTCTTTCCAATTGCCCCTTTGGCCCCTTTACCTGCACCAGGTTATCTTTAACCTGAACATCAACGCCTTGGGGTACCGGGATTGGTTTTCTACCAATACGGCTCATATCCTACACCTCCTTAGCCAACTTACCAGACGTAGCAGATAACTTCTCCGCC is part of the Desulfofalx alkaliphila DSM 12257 genome and encodes:
- the rplF gene encoding 50S ribosomal protein L6, which gives rise to MSRIGRKPIPVPQGVDVQVKDNLVQVKGPKGQLERTMHRDMIIKLEDNNVVVERPSEEKQHKSLHGLTRTLIFNMIEGVTKGYQKNLELVGVGYRAQKQGKKLVLNVGYSQPVEMDPPAGIEIEVPSQNRIEVKGIDKELVGKVAANIRAVREPEPYKGKGIKYENEYIRRKAGKAGKK